TGGTGTTGCATTGTAAAAACACGTATGGCACAACTGAAAATAGTTTaaagaattaattaaattgttGCGATGTGAAAATAGTTTATTTCAGAAACTGTGTGCACCGTTGGCCCACTCATCATGGTGACGCAGGAAGTATGTATAAATACTGCTTAAATTTTGTGTCTCATTAAACCATTGTCAGGTAAGAGCAATCAAACCAAGTGCGCACTTCACAGCTTTTATAAACTCAGAATGTAGGAACGCTGCTTCAGATGCCGTTGTGAGGGAGTTGTTCACGGATGACGTCTTTCCGGACAGTGTACTCTTTCGATGGGATCCTGGTGTTCGGTCTCCTGTTCATCTGCACCTGTGCATACCTGAAGAAGGTCCCACGGCTAAAGAACTGGCTACTCTCGGAGAAAAAGGGCATCTGGGGCGTCTTCTACAAAGGTAGCATAAAAAAAGTGTTGCCTTGGCATGTTGTGTTGTTAAGTTCACCACACAAGAGAACAGATCTGCAAATAGGGACGGgttgctttttattgttttaatgttcaTTTATCCCTGAAAGGGAAAACAGTGGTTTTGCAGACCTGTTTTAGGTGATTTATTTATCCTGAGCCATTCTAAGAAACCTCAACAAGTCACATAATATACACCTGTATTTTTTCTACTGCTTTGCTTTTCTCTGACGTTAAATATTAAAACTCAGACAAAGCCTAAATAAAGTTGTCAGTCAAATTGATGTATGAATCAGTAGTAGATGAAGAGGAATCTCCCTTCAAATGCACCATTTCAAACCACCACTTCTGCTTTAGTCTCCTCAGGTTTTAGGAATGTCGTCAGTGTAGCGTTGCAATGGCATAAGTGACTTAGTTCATTATGTTATCTCCTCTTTGAGTatgaagtcattcatttttagATCAGTCATGATTTTAAGACGGATaatttgggcagcagtgtagcatagtggttaaggagcaggactcgtgaccaaaaggttgccagttcaatttcCCGCTGGGGaaccgctgttgtacccttgggcaaggtacctaacccccaattgccttagtaaatatccagctgtataaatggttaacattgtaactgatgtaagtcgctctgggtaagagtgtctgctaaataatgtaatgtaattcatgcaatgtaatgcaataatgtaatgcaattcataaatgtaatgtgtaagaTATTGATCATTTTTCCTTCTTGCTGGCAATATCAGCTGAggttttaaaattttaaaagggATTGGTAAAGTAGACTACAGAAGTTATTTTAGGATTACTTCTGtcagcagaaaaagaaatagCTGGAAATtagttgaaaataaatgtaatactgaTATAGTGGAGTGTTCTGATAGTCAGAGAGTTATGCACCATAGGCTATAGCATACCAGGATTTGTAGAGGAGGCAGAGGTCCTTAGAGTGACCAGAATGACACAGTCCCAGATACACTGTAGACTGTAGGAAGAATGCTGCGCACAGCTGGGTTGTTGTTGTCACCATTTCTGTGTTCTTATCTTCTCATATAAAGGTGTGGTAGCAGTCCGTTGCCCTGTTACCTATACATCACTGTAACAATGattaattgtgtgtttgttatcAAAAAGGTGATATCTCTCTTTATAAATCCGAGCAGGGCATTAAAGGCTGCGATGCTACAGTGGAGAAAACTAATACTAGTGACAGAAAAGCATCATGACCCCCCCTACCACCACCAtatcatttgttcatttattcattcagggTCTCAGGTGTGTTCTCCAAAACACATCCTGTCATTGTtcaaaattaaaagtaaaaaagccACCTCTATCTGACATACCAAATCTTTGCCTTGACACCCCAATATCAGGGATAGAATCAGCCCCAGTCTTATCTCAAATAAGAGAAGTGGCCCCTATCACTTCTGTCACCTCAAACAGTAAAATCAGACAGTTGTGATTGTGTGCATTCATCTTAACAATGAGAGTAAGGCTAGATCTGTCCAAACGGGATTTTCCCCTATCTTAACATACAGCTATAGGAAGTGTCTGACTTGGATTTAGATTTGATTAGATGGTGAAATTTATCGATATTGGACTGAATGCAGTGTGTCATTCTCTAGTGCAGACCAgactgtaacttttttttaaactctgtaGACGTCCTTGGGAGATTGATATCAGCTGCATGTTCGGCCAAGTGCTGGTGATCTTGTTTTGCCAGGCACTTTCCCATTGAATATGCAGACTAACCCTGTTTTTAAATAAGCATCTGTGCCTGCCCATGTGCAATCTATGCTTGAATAAAAGCATGGATGAAAATGTTATCATGGTGTGCTTCAGCCTGCTCACTTTGTCTAGCTGGAGCCCTTGACATCTGCTTTTTAGAGTTCTGTTTTTATAGTTGGCCGTTTTTCTCCCTGTGTTGTCCCACTATATACCATACAGATAGTTTGGTAGACACTGTACTGAAATTGTGGCTTTTGAAGTCAACTCCACATTGATTGGTCAAAGTAAATGAGTTTGCTGTCACACTGTTACAGAAGTATACAGATATCATGCTCATACTGTCCTCTCATTTCACAGGTGCTGTGATCGGTACGAGGCTTCACCTGGCAGTTGCGCTGTCATGCGTGTCCATGGCCTTCTACGTGCTCTTCATAAAGTGACGGAGGATGAGACATGCTTGCGGACACTATAGAGACAATGTGCCAGACAAACCTTTATGGCCAGGGCTGGTGTGTTGGACCAGCACTGCCCTCTGTTGGCGTGGAGGTCCAGACTCTGCACTTTCCCCATCTGGTGTTCCCTTCAGGCACTATCAACTACATCCTGCAATGACAAAGCAGAGAAAACACATCAATGTGcaatttacttttcatttaattgttaatACTGGATGATGAATTGTAaggagaaatatatatattgggTAAAGGTGAAGGATGCTGTAGAGACTTTATGTCCACAATTATAGACcatgtttttagatttttttttttattgttggttaccatttaaaaagtgaattaaCAGTCTTATTACTAAAGAAGAGCCAAAGGTTGCATTACAGAAGAACTGTAGAAGTGAATTTTGTCTCAGCTAGTAGGTgggttatttttacatttgcttcAATGCAGTCTCAATAAAAGGTTGGGAAATGTGTCTAAGCTTTTCAGGTTCATTCAGACCTTGGTTTAAGAGATTGTCTCAGCAGGATCCTTTCCATAGTccacacatttaataaaagaaaGATGCAAAAGATCTGCATATCTGCCAGATTTAAGTTTTCTAACAGCTTTAATTGTTTTTGTGGAAGTCCATTTAATATTAAGATGAGTGCCTTTGGATGAGGACCAATTTAGGAATagataaaacagtttttatgtCTAAGTTACAGGGAAGTAAACAGGCTGTTATAAAATGCAAGTACATCAAGCACAAGTTTTTCCTTATTATTATAGCATTGATGATCTGTTAAAAGATCCGTAGTTGTAATTGTAGCATTAATCTGTAGTCAATATCCTGAATAGCAGAGatctgtaaatataattttaagtGGAGGCAATTTCTTAAACAGTGGATGCAAGAACAGTTATAATCGTACAGAAGTTATTACTGCAAAGGTTAAGCAAAAAATGGAGAGCATTCAGTTTATGGATGTGTGTGATATATCCTTATCACTCCTCTTATATTTTGTTGGAAGTTGCCATAATCATATCCTTGGTACATTTATGCAGGTTTTTTGATCAAGTAAAGGATTAAATCAGATATGATAGTGCTTTAATGTTGTGATGTTGTACAATAGTGAGTCTCCTCGCatttaactgcaaaaaaatacaagttaTAAAAGCAAATCACAAACCCAAAGCTGTTTTGGAGTACAAagtgatttcattttctgtttatgtgtgttgtaTTCTTGAAGAATAAGATGAAGGAAAAGTAAAACTTCTTTGTAATCTTAATGGCCGCTCTTTGTATGAACACACTGTTTTATAAGTCAGAGCCGCAGTTTTTAAGCTATGAATGGGGCATGAAAAGGGCTGTGTTCTACAATTTTCCGTTGGGTCTTACCACCACACTCCTCTAGATTCTCTGTTGTGGCCAAAGTGTTTGTACAGGGTGGTCAAGAGCAGTTCTGAGCTCCGTTGCTTTCAGCGGGGAGACATTATGGGAAACGCTTCACCATTTAGTGCATACTGTTTTCAGGGGGTCTTGGACTGGCCTTCTTTCTGTTTCGTTTGTCAACCTGAATTCAAGAAGCAATCAATATTTGGCAAGCCATAACTGTTCTTAGACTCCATCTCACTAGATAAGGGTGCAAATAGTTTTAACTCAAATGTTTTCCTGTAGCTGCTCTTTGCCTGTGTGCTCAGACTTGCAAAGGTTGCAATCAGGATCTGCATGTCATTAACTCACACAATACAAACATCAGCAAGTCCCTGGGGGCTGAATGCAGGAATcatgatgtgtgagtgtgagagtgtgtgtgtgtgtaggggggggggggctttaagAAGTGGGGCAGAGATTTCTGACCAAACAGGGACTATCAATGGCTGTCTTTAACTTGCAAATGACCCATTGTCCATGCAGCACCACCAGCAAAACCTGTTCCAAGCCATGTGAGGGAAAGTTAACTTTCCCCTGAATCTGTTGCAAAAGCCAGTGAAAAAAGTCTTGAGataatggaaatggaaatagCTAAATTGAGAAGGTGTTGCCATATAGAATGATTTGTATGTGAGACTGAACAGCACAAGACACTTATTTCAGCTCCTATGCTGTCCCTGTGCACGTACTTTATTGTGGGTATTTTTACCGATCATCTCTACTCCTGGTTGTAGCACTTACAGAGGCTCTCTGACACTTACAAATGCTAATCATAGCTTTCAGAAAGAAACTTCAGAGAATGTCTGGCTGAAAACAATGAATCGTGTTAATGTGTTGTCCTTCTCACTCTTCGTCTTCGATGACCTGCCTTGTTGGTCTTTGTATTGTTGTATCCCTTGTGAAATAAACTGAGAATCCAACCTGTTTTCTCTTGTAAGTGAAGCTGGAGATAGGACAACTCCACACAGAGTTTTACGAGTGTGGCTCAGATGCTGTAATGCTGAGTTTTGTGAGCGTTATGGGGCAATTTCTGAAGAGGATCAATCTGTCGGAGTCTGTAGGAAGCCTGCAACTGATACAAAGCCAGCTCAGGCATATAGTTTAACCGGGTTTACAACTGCCTATGACCCGGTGTGAGATCCTCCAGTAGCTGCTACCTAAATTTATGGACTGATCTTGAAAAGCCTGTTATTCCATTAGTACAAATATTCTGCATATTGTCTTTATCTAGGCTGTCTGATAGATCACAAGAAGGTGAAAGTGCTGAGTACCAGCAGCAATAAGTGCATCTGATACCATGAAGCAGAGTGTACAACAGATTGCTAAGTGTTGTAGATGTAGCATGAATTGGTATTATTAGCTTCACCACTTAACACCGGTTTGTTGGTTCAACACAgttgtttaagaaaaaaaaaacgggggaATGTCAGTCTGTACTGTAAATCTGTTTAAGCCAGACAGTAGTCATCCTTCCTGTTTCTCACACAGTGTGACACCTCTCCAGTGAGTAATCTTAACATTTAGGTGTCAGACTTGCTCAGCATGGTTCCTAGCATATGAAAACAGGAGAGAGCCAATCATCATAATCGTGTCATCTGTGAATAACGAATATTTAATTATAAACTGTAACTTTATTATAAAACAATGCCATTTCACTGCGAAAGAACAGGTATAAATGAATCGCCCCTTTTTACGCACGAATTAAAACTATTTATCTCGATATTTTATTCCCTTTAAGTTAGtattataattaaaacaaaaaataaacagctcgGTCTACATTACCTTTTACCAATAAACTACATGCTCTTTCCTGCGTAGAATGACACTCCGTACACAGCAGTATGTTATTAAATGATGTTTTTACGAATTGGCATAAGGACTGATTATGTCACGCAACAGACTCACGACGATGTGCGCGATTTATGACAACCGGCTTTAGATACAAATGCATTGATAATTTATTGCAACAGTACATGTTTAATAAAGGGATATCATAAAGCATTGCAacaactgacaaaaataaagtaaaccATTATTTGATCAATGATTCAAGTGATTCCAACACCTGATTTCACTCACACCCACAAGAGGGCGCAGTCATATATTTTGGCCATTGTCACATCGTTCCCAAGATGCCCTgcgaaacaaaataaaagtcgAGGCGCCTGCGCCATAAAGTTAGCTGCTGTGTGCCTGCTGTGAGAGGTAGGGTGAGTGCGTGCGTGGATGCGTGAGTGAATGTGAGGGTGGTAGTTGTTGTATGTCGTGTGAATGATTgcttagggaaaaaaaaaactacaccgTGATCTTATTTGATCAGGTCGGAGTCTGGCCTTGCTCCGATTCTGAAATGATAAAACCCGACATGCGAGCCTACTACCAGGCGATGTGCATGAGGCATTTCACTATCTTCAGGGCCGCCACAACACATTTGTGGTTCAGAAGTGATGAATTGATCAGATATACTAGTGCCGGTAAGACCAGAGGTTTACTTCTGTGTCTCTATCCCGGTCGATGAGTATAGAGGCGATTCTGATCTGACCATAATTTAACATGGTGCTGCCTGAGTGTGAAGTATGGCTAGCAAAGCTAGTGTCGCAGAGTGTCGCTAGGGAGCAGAAAGAGGATGGCAAACTTGCTAACTAGCGCTAGCAAGTTCGTTGGTCACGCATTGTTGCTGGCTGAAGTTGCTTCAGGTAACAATTTTGTATATGGTGTACATTCATGTcaaatttatatgtaaataaacatattaaagCATTTGTCAGggttcagtgtttgtgtgttctgaaGCACGCCGGTGGCAAACGAGCCAGACTCGCTTCTCCATTTTGAGCGTCAGTGAACCGGAAGGACGTTGAATAGGTTGGTTCATGCGTTCATGACCTCATGAGCTTTTAGTTTTAATATGATGTGGATGTGCAGAAATCTCACATTACTTCTGAGAGTGATGTCTTTTTATTCTAACTTTTGAAGCACTAGGGAAATCTGAGTAATTTAAACACCCCAGGAATTTGTTTCAa
This portion of the Megalops cyprinoides isolate fMegCyp1 chromosome 7, fMegCyp1.pri, whole genome shotgun sequence genome encodes:
- the LOC118780779 gene encoding protein kish-B, with the translated sequence MTNVYSFDGILVFGLLFICTCAYLKKVPRLKNWLLSEKKGIWGVFYKGAVIGTRLHLAVALSCVSMAFYVLFIK